The Candidatus Omnitrophota bacterium genome includes a region encoding these proteins:
- a CDS encoding DUF2007 domain-containing protein, translating to MAKSEFVTILATGDRASMATAKSLLESVGIEYYVKGEDVQNLIGFGAIDGVPVIQVAEENAEDAKKILEGLEK from the coding sequence ATGGCAAAGTCAGAGTTTGTAACCATATTAGCAACCGGCGACCGTGCCTCGATGGCGACGGCGAAATCGCTTCTTGAAAGCGTGGGTATAGAATATTATGTCAAAGGCGAGGACGTGCAGAACCTGATCGGTTTTGGCGCCATAGACGGGGTTCCCGTGATACAAGTTGCCGAAGAAAATGCGGAAGATGCGAAAAAGATCTTAGAAGGGTTGGAGAAATAG